Below is a window of Sporosarcina ureae DNA.
TTAAAGAATGTATCTCTTTAAGCGTCTTTGCTTAGATCTATTTACTTGTGCGAATCTATAATTTCCAAGGCAAGTGACTCCATTGTCATTTGCCGTGACATACTCGTATCACGCATTTTTTTAAATGCTTGTTGCTCCGTTAATTGTTCCATATTCATCAGAATGCCTTTTGCCTTCTCCACGACTTTTCGCTTTTCCACTTCTTGCTTAGCCTGTTGAACGTCTTTTTTCAGACGTTTGGCTTTACTTGATTGGTGAAGAGCTACTTCAATAGCGGGTATTAAATTAGATTCCGATATAGGTTTGACCAAATAGCCAACTATATTATCTTGTT
It encodes the following:
- a CDS encoding ANTAR domain-containing response regulator → MSKRILIAEDESIIRMDLKMTLQDHGYEVVGEAGDGDRAIEMAFLHKPDLILMDIKMPKMNGLKASRIIGEQLDIPILIITAYSQKEFVEKAQQDNIVGYLVKPISESNLIPAIEVALHQSSKAKRLKKDVQQAKQEVEKRKVVEKAKGILMNMEQLTEQQAFKKMRDTSMSRQMTMESLALEIIDSHK